One Urocitellus parryii isolate mUroPar1 chromosome 9, mUroPar1.hap1, whole genome shotgun sequence DNA segment encodes these proteins:
- the Pigc gene encoding phosphatidylinositol N-acetylglucosaminyltransferase subunit C produces MCAQSITSTKEAKWQKVLYERQPFPDNYVDRRFLEELRKNIYARKYQYWAVVFESSVVIQQLCSVCVFVVIWWYMDEGLLAPHWLFGTGLASSLMGYVLFDLIDGGEGRKKSGRTRWADLKSALVFVAFTYGFSPVLKTLTESVSTDTIYAMSVFMLLGHLIFFDYGANAAIVSSTLSLNMAIFASVCLASRLPRSVHAFVMVTFAIQIFALWPMLQKKLKACTPRSYVGVTVLFAFSALGGLLSISAVGAILFALLLVSISCLCPFYLIRLQLFKENIHGPWDEAEIKEDLSRFLS; encoded by the coding sequence ATGTGTGCCCAATCTATAACTAGCACCAAGGAGGCCAAGTGGCAGAAGGTCTTGTATGAGCGGCAGCCCTTCCCTGATAACTATGTGGACCGGCGGTTCCTGGAAGAGCTCCGGAAAAACATCTATGCCCGAAAATACCAATATTGGGCTGTGGTATTTGAGTCCAGTGTGGTGATACAACAGCTGTGCAGCGTCTGTGTTTTTGTGGTCATCTGGTGGTATATGGATGAGGGTCTTTTGGCCCCCCACTGGCTCTTTGGAACTGGCCTGGCATCTTCATTGATGGGATATGTTTTGTTTGATCTCATTGATGGTGGTGAAGGGCGGAAAAAGAGCGGCCGGACCCGATGGGCTGACCTGAAGAGTGCCCTAGTCTTCGTTGCTTTCACTTACGGTTTTTCACCAGTGCTGAAGACCCTGACAGAGTCCGTTAGCACTGACACCATCTATGCCATGTCAGTCTTCATGCTGTTGGGCCACCTCATCTTCTTTGACTATGGAGCCAATGCCGCCATTGTATCCAGCACACTGTCCTTGAACATGGCCATCTTTGCTTCTGTCTGCCTGGCCTCACGTCTTCCCCGGTCGGTGCATGCCTTCGTCATGGTGACGTTTGCCATCCAGATTTTTGCACTGTGGCCCATGTTACAGAAGAAACTGAAGGCCTGTACTCCCCGTAGCTATGTTGGAGTCACAGTGCTTTTTGCCTTCTCAGCCCTGGGAGGCCTGCTCTCCATTAGTGCAGTGGGAGCCATACTCTTTGCTCTTCTGCTGGTTTCCATCTCCTGTCTCTGCCCTTTCTATCTCATTCGCCTGCAGCTTTTTAAAGAGAACATTCATGGGCCTTGGGATGAagctgaaatcaaagaagacttgTCCAGGTTCCTCAGTTAA